The nucleotide sequence TGAATATAACAGAAAAAGGTAAATTGAAACTAAAGAAGTGGTTCGATGAGTGAGAAACGTGGACCAATTAAATTCAAGTCTTGCTTTGACCAAGAGCATATCATAGTTGACCAAAACAATAACAAACAAGATAATAATCATAATACATATTCCCATTTTCCATTTCTCCTCCGATGTCAAGCTTCGCCGTCGCCGGTGCCGAAATGAGATCGGTTGCTGTCGCCGTCAGTGGAAGCTCCGGCTGCGCCAGGGGAAGCCGGCGAGCCGTGCAATGGGCGGCGGAGAATCTAGTGCCTCAAGCCGATAGGTTTATCTTAGTCCACGTCATCCCTAGAGTCACTTCAATTCCAACGCCATGTATGTGCTTCCTTCACTTTTCGCCTTTGGATTCTTCAGCCGTTGATTCGTGCTGTTCACTGCAATTGatacaattttcaaaattttagctAAAAAAAGGATGAAGATTTTtgtattctaattttattttcttgaATTTGATAACTGAATTACTGAAAACAAGGATGGGTGGTGTTTTGGAATTCCCAGCTGGAGAGTGTGTTCCGATTTCGGAAGCAGATTCGGATGTCTTAGCAGCTTATGTGCAGGATGTGAAGCAAAAATCTGAAGAAATCTTCGTTCCATTCAAAGAACTATGCAAATCAAGCAGGGTAAGTTACTCtgtttgtttttggtttttgttttaaTGTTGTTTCAAATTCACTTTGACATTGAGAAAGTTATGATATGAGCGAAACCAAATTAAACTGGAATCTTGCAGATGGAAACCTTGCTACTAGAAGATGACAATCCTGCAGATGCACTTCTAAGCTTTATCTCTGAATCTGGCATCCAGATACTAGTGATGGGTCCTGACTCCTCAAATTTTATTACAAGGTATGTACTATACATATGTGTTCTAAATATTCAGTGTTGAAAAACCAGATGTGTTAATTCTTCGGTTTTCTTCTTGTTAGTACCCTCTTGATAATTTTGCAGTATCTTATTGTGTCTATTAGAGACCAGGTTTCATAAATTTTGCTACTAGATAATATATCTTGAATGGaacttataatttataaatatgaaTTAGCTTTATTATATAATAGATCAATTGGATTTTTAAATTCTTGTAGGTTGCATCTTTTCTAGTTGAGTTATTGCAATCAGTAGTTTGACAACCAAAAGCTTTTCCTGGATAAACGAGATTAAAGTAacttcttcatctttttttttcctgGCCCTTCTCCCAGAAAATTGAAAGGACCAGGGATATCAGCGACCGTTCTAAGAAGTGCTCCTGACAGCTGTGATGTATATCTTGTAGCTAGAGATAAAATTATGTCGAAGTTAGCTGATTCTTCATCTTTTAATTCTCAAGGTATGATAGAAATATTTCATTTTAAGATCTTCGTGTCATTCTTTATTGAAGAATTTGTTAGTTTCTCATTATCATATTTTTCTTCCAACAGAGAGTAGTTCAAGGTATTCAGTGAATTCTCAGGAAAATAAAGGGGAAAGTGGTGTAGGGATTTGCAGAGAAATGTCCGGAATTAATACTccaattctaaaaaattttcGATTTTTATCGATATCAGACCGTAATTATATTGGTCTACAAACATCCAGTCGCAGGAGCTCATTAGATAATTCTAGCAGTGGTGATGATTTTGAAGCTATTAGCCTCCACTCATTTGACTATGTAACTTCTGCGCAACGTGAACATGTAATTTCCTCTCTTGCTAGCAGATGAATGATTTGTGATTTACCGGGAATTTTTAGATTTCACAGTTCTCACATGAGAGCAGTGATGTTCACATTATGTGTATTTATGCAGTTAGCAATGCAAGAAGAAGTGGATCGGCTACAGCTGGAGTTGCAGAATACTATTGCTATGTACAAACAAGTCTGTGAAGACCTAGCTCATGTTCGAAACAAGGTGAGAAattgataatatttttttttctttgtttatagtTTGAAATCCTCTCCACTGCAGCCCAATCTTTAATTCATTTCTAATTTCCAACTTCAATGCCTAAGCTGGTGCCAACAACAGGTATCACTGAATATAACTTGGTGATAGAAAATGCAAGGTTTTATTTTCAAACATAGGGTACTAATTGTTAAGTATCTTATGTTTACTTCCATGCCTTCACTTACAGACCCTTCTACTTTCTTCTGAATCTCTTGAAGAAGCTAAGAGAGTACATGCTTCCCTTGAAAACGAGCAGTTTTTGAGAAAAGTTGCTGCTGAAGAGAAAGAGAAGTATTTAAAAGTTATGAAGGAACTCGAGGAGGTAAAAAACGTGCTTGCCAAAGAGTCGTATGAAAGACAGATTGCTGAACTTGATGTCCTTAAAGAATCCATAGAAAAAAAGAGAATAGTCGATACATTGATCTCACATGACAAGAGATACAGAATTTACACCATGGATGAAATCAAGGAAGCAACAAATTTCTTCTCCGAGGACTTGGTAATTGGTGAAGGAGGGTATGGGAAAGTTTACAAGTGCACTCTGGATCACACACCAGTAGCAGTAAAGGTTCTCCATCCAGATGCAATCAACAAGAAAGAGGAGTTTCTGAAAGAGGTTTCCCTTGTTCTATAGTTCTTCCTTTTTAAGTTGTTTATATTAGAAGAGTTTTAATACAAATCAAATTCTTTACTAAATTGTTATTCCATCTAACCCAGTTCTTCACACTTTTTAAAGGTTTAAACTGTGAACATCACATTAGAAATTCAAGTATCCAAAAGCCCTCGTTTGAAACCTTGCTGATAAATTATTCAAAAGTTTCAAGCTCGTAGCTTTTGACCCATTATTTTTCATTAAATTGTCTTGAACAGTAGTAGTTTTTAACGCATTAAATGAATGTAATACTTGTATGCTGCAATTAAAGAAATATAAGTCGTTCATATTATTCTCTCCCATTTCTTGAAGGTTGAGATTCTTAGTCAACTACACCATCCAAACATGGTTTTGTTACTTGGAGCTTGTCCTGACACCGGTTGCCTTGTTTATGAATACATGGACAATGGAAGTCTAGAAGACTATATTTTCAAGAGAAATGGGAAACAGCCTCTTCCTTGGTTTACTCGATTCCATATTGTTTTTGAGATGGCCTGTGGGCTCTCATTCTTACACAACACAAAGCCAGAGCCTATTGTTCATCGAGATATCAAACCTGGCAATATCCTCTTAGACAGGAATTATGTGAGCAAAATTGCGGACGTAGGGCTGGCTAAACTCCTTTCAGATGTCGTGCCTGACAATGTCACAGAGTACAGAGAATCCATGCTTGCCGGTACTCTCCATTACATGGATCCAGAGTATCAGAGGACTGGCACAGTCCGAACAAAATCAGATGTATATGCTTTTGGACTTATAACTCTTCAGTTGATAACTTCTCGCCACGCGCGTGGACTCATTTTGGCTGCTGAAGATGCAGTTATGAAGGGCTCCCTTGGTGATATTTTAGATAAATCAGCTGGTGATTGGCCTCTCAATGAGACATTGGAATTGGCCCAAATTGCCCTTAAATGTGTTGCACTTAGATGCAGGGATAGACCAGATCTTGACACTGaagttcttccacagcttgaaaGACTTTCTGTTGTGGCAGATGCAGGTGCAAGGATAGGAAGAAGAAAGAGTATACACACACCAAGCCAGTATTATTGTCCAATCCTTCAGGTAAAAGAACTTCACTTATCTGATGAACATATATGTTTAGTGTGTTGAATATTTGTGATGTAGATATACATTATCCTTCTTGGTTGTAACGCAGGAAATAATGGATGATCCGCACGTGGCTGCGGATGGTTTCACTTATGAGTACAGAGCAATCAAAGCATGGCTTAGCAGACACAACGTTTCACCGGTGACAAAGCATAAACTCAGAAATTCTATCTTGATTCCAAACCATACTTTACGTTCTGCCATTCAAGAGTGGAAGTCAGGAGTGTCCTCATTTGATTAGAAAACATATATGACTTTTACTTGCTGCATTGAAACCGTTAGTTAGCATTTGAATTGCACAAAGGGTTTATATAACATTTTTTTGGAATTTAGGTGAAGCATTTTTTCCCTATACAAAAAATTTGTAAATAAACTTTCCTTGCCCCATTGAATTATAGTGTACATAGTTCAAACCAAATTATAATAGAGATGTGTTGGACAAGGATGCAGATTTATGATTTCAATATTACTAGGAACAAGTTTGTTATTTCATTGCCATTTTAAAATTTATAGTATAATATCATTTCAAAAGTTTGTTTTTGGATAAGATATGCAGACATAAATCAATTTACCATAAATCAAAATCAAGTAAGAATTTATCCTTTTTTATTATCAGCAATCCAAACACAACCTTCAATTTTACTTCTTAAAATCATTTTTTTCCTGTGTGTGCGTATCTATATATATATCATCCTCTCTGATGCTCTCAGTGAAAAATCACTCTGCTCAATCTTGTTACTTTCAACACTGCCATTCATTACATTTTGCCTTACATATGTAGTATAAGCCAATATCATCTCTTTTGAGTTGGCACTTGGAAATGAGAAAATTTATATCAACCGGTACTCTGCTAGCGGCTAGTGCCACTTGCATATATACAATAATCTGTACATCTATTTCTGCTTTCTGGTGACTAGAAGGTATAGAAATAGCAAATGGTACCCCAAAACCTTCAGCCTTCAACTTGTGTAAACTCAAGAGCATTTGCATCAGGGTCGCGTGCAAAGATTGCCGGTCTTCCGGATTTGCTAAGTGTGTATGGAATAcctataaaataaaaagaatttaattttaacacACTATCAATCACACATCAACAAAAAACTCTCGTATGCACTACTTGAATTGTCATACGAATAGAAGGATTTGATTGAATAATAATGTAAAGACTCagcgcatcaaaattaaactcaaataagAAAGCGAAGGTTAAATATGGAGCATATCTTTGGTAATTCTTGATGTAAATATGATTGAGAAGTCATTACGGTGTTGTTTGATCTATATAGTTGGCCCCCATTAGTGGGAGAAGACTTGGTTATTCTTATTGATCTCTTTTGGAATTTTACCATTTCAAAAGCTCCAAATCATAGTGAACTATGATGAAGTATGAGCATTTAAAATTTAAGCAAGGAACAAAGAAATACCAGCTTTATCAAAGATTGCTTTCAGCTTGAGAACATCCCGGATTGCAATACACGTGTGACGATCTCGCCCTCCATGTTCTGCTCGTCCAGTTAACGGGTCAGGGTTTGGAAGCTCCATCAAGTGAATCATCTCAGAGCCTACCCACAACCAAGCACCCCTATATGGAAGCTTATCGTGTGGCCTTGCTTCATTTATTTCGAGGCCTAAATTTCATTGAATCTAGTTATTCAAAAACTTCTTTCTTGCTACACAGGTACATATATACAACACATTTTAGTGTGAAATAATCAAAAGATGGCATACCTAGAATGTTTTGGTAAAAGTCAAGGGATCTTTCTAGGTTTTCACATAAAATTCCAACATGGTGAATGCTAACAACACCATAATCTGAAAAGTagcaacaaaataaatattaaggGGGAAAAAGACAGATAGGCAAAAGCAACCCTTAAAAACATGAGAATAAAGCAGAAAATGAAAAGTAACATACTGTTCTCGTCTTTGTTAGTAGCAACTGATTCTTTGTCAAGTACATCTCCTCCAACGCTCGTCTGAGCTTTTATCGCCATGTTGGGAACATGGCATCTCCCATTTCTTACATTAGCATGACAAAAGTTGGATTGAATTTTTGTGGTTATGGATGAAAAGCTGGCATAATTCAACTGGAACAAAAGAGAGTCAATAAAGCATGTTACATGACATACAGAGTCAAGGCTCACTCATAAGAAATTGCTGCAATTACAAGCTAAAGTTGTATTTGACAAGTTCACTTCCAATCTACTTGGGAGTAAACCTCCTTCAATGATCCATTCATTGATGCCTTATTTATtacggatttggatcctctaaagtttgaagtTCACTTcaaagagtaaagtgtgatcttctacccttgaataatttttctttcatatttattattggtccacctatgaaatcaatggtgagagatcacactttactctctaaagtgaaattcaaactttagaggatccaaatccatttATTACCAATCTGATTGGGAAACACCAACCAAAACATGTGTTCTTTTTTATCCTTTTCCTCAAACAGACAACTGAAAGTTACAAAATTACCGCCAGCAAAAAAAAGTTTACTTTTTCACCTCcttgtttttttttatgataacCATGACTACTACGAAGAACAGAGAAGACAATAAACACCAAAGCATGTTATAAGGACCTAAAaaactcaagctttcatgatatTATTTGAGTATCTCCGCATACAACGAAATCCAAAATGATCAGATTCCAATTCTTACATAGTAATCTATTTCCTGATTTTCCTAAACAAGATGAGTAATTTAGCATTATAAGAATCCAATTCGCATCTTATAATAGAGCTCCTCAATTAGGGCACAAAACACACAAACTAAAAACCCCTTTGTACCAATTTATTAGACAAAGCAGTTCTACAACTCGAGGCCACATTGCGAAAATCCCAATAAGGGTACAATAAGCAACATAATAAACTccgaaaacaaataaataaaaatcaccTTTTGCTGCAGAGGAGAGACAAAGGAAGGTGCTTTGAGAAGGGACGCCATGGCAGAACAAGTGAACAACAACTAAAGCTAGTGTGGCCTATGATTCTGTGAATGTTCGGGGATATTGAGGAACGAGTGGACACAGTGCCCTCCTTGCTTTCTGGGGCTCACAAATTTCCACAGTGAAAATTGAAAAACAGTAAACACCAGCCACCTATGGTGCACGGACTCTGACACGGACACGGAACACGACATACACAAAACACGCCGAAcacatgaattttaaaattttaagaacatgaatacatataaaatataaaatattttttagataaatcgtaacgaaatataaattaattttttaaattatttttaatgtcttattttaattatatcaagtatttaaaatattttttgttttaataaataataatatatactatatctaaatttattttaagaatatatattaagaataagaccgGACAcgttgacacgtgatggtatttaagtgtgtctaaatatatctttaaaaaaattttattttgattgagACACGATTTAGACACAAAAAACATACATATCGGACGAATATCGATAAGTGTCTAtccaaaatgtgtccgacacgcaaaCACAGCAAGTCAGTAAAGTGTCCGTTTTTTATAGCCAGCCACTGATTTCGGGTTTGGGGCACAATTATAAAATCAAAACATTACAGGTACTTTTTCATAAATTGGCAAAAATACTTCctttttcaataaaataaaataatatactaTAGTGTGCTGACGTTGGATGACATGGGCAATGATGACAACAAGCATTGGGATAGATTTACTTTCAAACCGCGGTTTGAACTTTGAAGACATTCACTCATGATTAGCATgcatgtgattatgattatttattactattattataagGTCAAAATTCAGCTTaacatttgattttttttttttttggttttcaaaCATTTGAAGATTTAGTGATTTACTAGTAATATAATGCTACCGACCACTTTCTTACTTCCTAATTCCTACTACTAATAGACCTGAAGTTTGATTTCCTTCTTATTTCTCACATAAGAAAACCATTCACACTTGACATAAATATATCATAgtaccaaaataaaatatttaaaagatctAGTTGTTGAATTAGTCTTTTGACTGCAACAANNNNNNNNNNNNNNNNNNNNNNNNNNGTGGGCGTTAAGAGAATtgatgtataattttttttttcaaaatatttttcatctttatacaaaattattttattaacttaTAACCCATGATATTTTGGTTTCAGCATAATATTTTTACCATCTTgaataatttcaattttattattattattatccacaTTTAGGACATAAAAAGATGGATACTATTAAGGGTGTTCATGTGTCGGATGAAAATCGGGTTTGTCCTGATCTATATTCGACTCTAAATATATATCGGGTCTATTTTTTAGATTCTAATTCGCTTTTAAACccgataaaatttaaatattttcggGCCACAACTATATCAGATCCAAACCGGGTAAAACCGAATCTTTAAAgctttaacaataatttataaagaaacttatttatgatgcacttatttataaccgaaaagttgatatccatatttgaacttgaatttgt is from Arachis ipaensis cultivar K30076 chromosome B01, Araip1.1, whole genome shotgun sequence and encodes:
- the LOC107643330 gene encoding uncharacterized protein LOC107643330 is translated as MASLLKAPSFVSPLQQKLNYASFSSITTKIQSNFCHANVRNGRCHVPNMAIKAQTSVGGDVLDKESVATNKDENNYGVVSIHHVGILCENLERSLDFYQNILGLEINEARPHDKLPYRGAWLWVGSEMIHLMELPNPDPLTGRAEHGGRDRHTCIAIRDVLKLKAIFDKAGIPYTLSKSGRPAIFARDPDANALEFTQVEG
- the LOC107643292 gene encoding U-box domain-containing protein 34 isoform X1, yielding MSSFAVAGAEMRSVAVAVSGSSGCARGSRRAVQWAAENLVPQADRFILVHVIPRVTSIPTPSGECVPISEADSDVLAAYVQDVKQKSEEIFVPFKELCKSSRMETLLLEDDNPADALLSFISESGIQILVMGPDSSNFITRKLKGPGISATVLRSAPDSCDVYLVARDKIMSKLADSSSFNSQESSSRYSVNSQENKGESGVGICREMSGINTPILKNFRFLSISDRNYIGLQTSSRRSSLDNSSSGDDFEAISLHSFDYVTSAQREHLAMQEEVDRLQLELQNTIAMYKQVCEDLAHVRNKTLLLSSESLEEAKRVHASLENEQFLRKVAAEEKEKYLKVMKELEEVKNVLAKESYERQIAELDVLKESIEKKRIVDTLISHDKRYRIYTMDEIKEATNFFSEDLVIGEGGYGKVYKCTLDHTPVAVKVLHPDAINKKEEFLKEVEILSQLHHPNMVLLLGACPDTGCLVYEYMDNGSLEDYIFKRNGKQPLPWFTRFHIVFEMACGLSFLHNTKPEPIVHRDIKPGNILLDRNYVSKIADVGLAKLLSDVVPDNVTEYRESMLAGTLHYMDPEYQRTGTVRTKSDVYAFGLITLQLITSRHARGLILAAEDAVMKGSLGDILDKSAGDWPLNETLELAQIALKCVALRCRDRPDLDTEVLPQLERLSVVADAGARIGRRKSIHTPSQYYCPILQEIMDDPHVAADGFTYEYRAIKAWLSRHNVSPVTKHKLRNSILIPNHTLRSAIQEWKSGVSSFD
- the LOC107643292 gene encoding U-box domain-containing protein 34 isoform X2, which produces MMGGVLEFPAGECVPISEADSDVLAAYVQDVKQKSEEIFVPFKELCKSSRMETLLLEDDNPADALLSFISESGIQILVMGPDSSNFITRKLKGPGISATVLRSAPDSCDVYLVARDKIMSKLADSSSFNSQESSSRYSVNSQENKGESGVGICREMSGINTPILKNFRFLSISDRNYIGLQTSSRRSSLDNSSSGDDFEAISLHSFDYVTSAQREHLAMQEEVDRLQLELQNTIAMYKQVCEDLAHVRNKTLLLSSESLEEAKRVHASLENEQFLRKVAAEEKEKYLKVMKELEEVKNVLAKESYERQIAELDVLKESIEKKRIVDTLISHDKRYRIYTMDEIKEATNFFSEDLVIGEGGYGKVYKCTLDHTPVAVKVLHPDAINKKEEFLKEVEILSQLHHPNMVLLLGACPDTGCLVYEYMDNGSLEDYIFKRNGKQPLPWFTRFHIVFEMACGLSFLHNTKPEPIVHRDIKPGNILLDRNYVSKIADVGLAKLLSDVVPDNVTEYRESMLAGTLHYMDPEYQRTGTVRTKSDVYAFGLITLQLITSRHARGLILAAEDAVMKGSLGDILDKSAGDWPLNETLELAQIALKCVALRCRDRPDLDTEVLPQLERLSVVADAGARIGRRKSIHTPSQYYCPILQEIMDDPHVAADGFTYEYRAIKAWLSRHNVSPVTKHKLRNSILIPNHTLRSAIQEWKSGVSSFD